Sequence from the Desulfobulbaceae bacterium genome:
AACACCGAACCTCTGCGCGTCACCGAAGCAGCCAACGTCAAATACTTCCTCAGCCTGCCCGAAATCAGCCCGGCAGAGATTGATCCGTCCACGGTCAAAGGCAGTCAGCTCATGCGACCCTTGTTCGAGTTCTCAGGCGCTTGCGCCGGCTGCGGCGAGACTCCTTACATTAAACTGGTCACTCAGATGTTTGGGGACCGGATGATGATCGCCAATGCCACCGGTTGTTCGTCGATCTACGGGGGCAACCTGCCGACTACCCCTTACTGCAAGGACGCCAAAGGTCGCGGACCGTCCTGGGCAAACTCCCTGTTCGAGGATAACGCCGAATTTGGTCTTGGCATGCGCAACACTGTCAGCAAAATGGCATCTCAAGCGATTGAATTACTGGGCAAGGCTGTCAACGAAAAACTCATCACCAAGAAAATTGCGAGCGACATTATCGACGCCTCGCAAAAATCACAGACCGAAATTGATACCCAACGTGAGCGGGTTGCAAAACTCAAAGATACTCTGGCAGGATCTAATTCAATTATCGTTAAACGGCTTCTCCCCATTGCCGATTTCCTGGTTAAAAAATCAGTCTGGATCTTTGGTGGCGATGGTTGGGCATACGATATCGGCTACGGTGGTCTTGATCACGTCTTAGCTTCAGGTGAAAACGTTAATGTCCTGATCATGGACACTGAAGTTTACTCAAACACCGGTGGTCAGATGTCCAAGTCCACTCCTCGCGCTGCCACTGCTCAGTTCGCTGCCGGTGGAAAGAAAATGCCTAAGAAGGATATCGGCATGATCTTCTCCACTTACGGCAACGTCTATGTCGCAAAAATCGCCTTTGGCGCCAATCCAGGTCAAGCCGCCAAGGCTATCGCCGAAGCCGAGGCTTATAATGGTCCATCTCTGATCATCGCCTACTCACACTGCATCAACCACGGCATCAACATGACCAAGGGCCTTGATCAGCAGAAGAAAGCCGTTGAATGCGGACATTGGCCGCTGTACCGTTTCAACCCGGAACTTGAGAACGAAGGCAAAAACCCGCTTCACATCGACTCCAAGGCCCCATCTATTCCGTTCGCGGAATACGCCTTGAATGAAAACCGTTACCGAGCGTTGAAACTTACTAACCCGAGCATGGCCGATGAGTTGATGGCACTGTCACAGAAGGACGTTGAGAAAAGCTGGAAATTCCTTGAGGGTCGTGCCAAGGCCCTTGAGCCAACCAACTAAATATTAATTCTATTAGGTAACTGTCCAGTAGTGCCACATCTGCGTTGTTATCGGCTTGCTCATGTGCGAAAAGCACACATCGCAGGCCGATGCCTAGCATCTGCGGCACTGCTGAACAGTTACGGTTCTGGGCTTCGGCACCTTTCTGGGTCAGAAGGTGGATAGTTACTCTATTAGTAACAAAAAAAGGCGGCGGTTCCTCTTGGAACAGCCGCCTTTTTTTGTTGTCAGACAGGCCGGCTAAGATATTCATTAAGTTCTCGATCAGGAATAATCTCAGCTTACCTTCCAATAGACAATAGTTACAGGGATAACTTGTCACCAAGTTATCTGCTTAAGGAATTTTTATAGAATTTTTTTTTAATGCTATGCTATACTGACAGGTACTAAGGTCCTTGACCTCAAACCTCCACAAGAACACTCTCTAAGCTTATGGTTAATACAGAACAGCAACAACAAAAAATCCTCATCGTCGAAGATCAAGTTGATGCCCAAGCATGGTTGCGCGACAATGCCACAGCCATTGGTTTCGACGCAGAGATTTGTTCTTCTGGAGAGGCTGCCTGGGCCTTATTTAACAATGACTGTTATCGCCTAGTTATCATCGAATGGAACTTACCTGCCGATACAAGCCGTACTCTTTGCCGACAGATCAAATCATCTCCTGTTGGCGGTTATTGCACCATCCTCATGATCGCAAATCAAGTCAATTCTATCGACCAGACCACTGCTCTCATGGCTGGGGCCTGCTACTGCATGGACCAACCGGTCATGACATCACAAATTGCTGACTGGCTCGCCATTGCCAAACGTAGTATGTCGGAACGCCTAGCCATTGAACAAACAGTAAAATCCATTGATCGGTACAAACTTGAACTGGAAGACGTAAACTCACAACTTGAAGGGTCCATAGAACACGCAAATCAATTAGCCATGGATGCGGAAAGGGCGTATATCGAAGTCAATCAGATCTTCAAGACCGTGGCTGGCGGGATCGCTTTAGTCAACAATGACTTCGAAATCATCCGCAACAACGAAACCTTTCTAAAAATGGCCAATACCACCGCTGATCAGGTCAAAAGCCGCAAGTGTTACGAGGCGTTCCACTCCACCCTCTGCAACACACCAGAGTGTCCTCTGACGAGAATAAATAATGGCGAAAAACGGGTTGAAAGCCAAATCGAAAAGCAAGATATAAACGGTGAGACGATCTATTACAGCATCGTCTCCACCCCATTTCGTGGCTTGGTGGGAGAACTGCTGGGAATGGTCGAGCACATCACCGACATCACAACCAAGGTCAAGGCAGAAATACTGCTTAAGGAGAGTGAGAGCCGTTACAAAGAACTCAGCATTGTCGATGAATTGACAGGTCTCTTCAATAAACGCCATTTCAACGAGACCCTGCGGAATGAAACCGACCGATCAAGACGGTATAACCGCCCTCTATCCATGATCATTATGGACATCGACAACTTCAAACACTTTAATGACACCTTCGGTCATGCTGAGGGAGACAAAGTTTTGTCCGTCATGGGGAAGATTATCACCCAAAGCATCAGAACCATTGACCGAGGTAATCGCTATGGCGGGGAAGAATTTACCGTCATCCTGCCAGACACAACAGCAGAAGAGGCGATTTTTGTGGCGGAACGGATCAGACAAACCTTTGCAGCGACGGATTTTTTTCCCCAGCAGGGCGAAAAGGTTAACAAGACCGTTAGTCTCGGCATCACCCAATTTCTAACCGAGGACACACCAAACAGTCTCATCAAACGCGCCGATAGAAATCTTTATCAAGCCAAGGAGTCCGGCAAAAATTGCTACGTGCTGACATAACCTGAGGATGAGGCGTCAAGCCCACATCTCTTCCCTGAACTATCTCGCAATAACAAATGACCCGGGATAGCGTCGCTGCCAATCTAGCTCTTCAGACTTCGCAACATCAAGACTGCACCCAACCCACACCTGCACCCTGTAGTAGCGGGTACCGTCTGCTTGA
This genomic interval carries:
- a CDS encoding diguanylate cyclase, with the translated sequence MVNTEQQQQKILIVEDQVDAQAWLRDNATAIGFDAEICSSGEAAWALFNNDCYRLVIIEWNLPADTSRTLCRQIKSSPVGGYCTILMIANQVNSIDQTTALMAGACYCMDQPVMTSQIADWLAIAKRSMSERLAIEQTVKSIDRYKLELEDVNSQLEGSIEHANQLAMDAERAYIEVNQIFKTVAGGIALVNNDFEIIRNNETFLKMANTTADQVKSRKCYEAFHSTLCNTPECPLTRINNGEKRVESQIEKQDINGETIYYSIVSTPFRGLVGELLGMVEHITDITTKVKAEILLKESESRYKELSIVDELTGLFNKRHFNETLRNETDRSRRYNRPLSMIIMDIDNFKHFNDTFGHAEGDKVLSVMGKIITQSIRTIDRGNRYGGEEFTVILPDTTAEEAIFVAERIRQTFAATDFFPQQGEKVNKTVSLGITQFLTEDTPNSLIKRADRNLYQAKESGKNCYVLT